In one Chitinophaga sancti genomic region, the following are encoded:
- a CDS encoding ImuA family protein, with amino-acid sequence MLTNKAEVIKRLQQDILHLQGFKSKNSEEHLLGLGPVEAAFPNGIFATGVIHEFVSEGSEETAATFGFVSGVLSKLMTDARPCIWVCPSRNLFPLALKKFNIETTRIIFIETATDQESLWVMEEALKCDGIAVVVGEIPRISFSQSRRLQLAVEKSKVTGFLLRSFKAQHVLASVAKWHISPLPGLCLDGMPGVGFPQWKVELVKVRNGKPGSWKVAWMLEGFEVMGMDGELLRQGDLLNPLQKPPLKASHLQSKII; translated from the coding sequence ATGCTAACAAATAAAGCTGAGGTGATTAAACGCCTGCAGCAGGATATATTGCATCTTCAGGGATTTAAATCAAAAAACAGTGAGGAGCATTTATTGGGTTTAGGCCCGGTGGAGGCGGCATTTCCCAATGGGATTTTTGCGACTGGTGTGATACATGAATTTGTAAGTGAGGGTAGTGAGGAGACGGCAGCTACATTTGGGTTTGTGAGTGGAGTATTATCAAAATTAATGACGGATGCAAGGCCGTGTATCTGGGTTTGCCCCAGTCGCAATTTGTTTCCGTTGGCCTTGAAGAAATTTAATATAGAAACGACGAGGATTATTTTTATTGAGACGGCGACTGATCAGGAGAGTTTGTGGGTGATGGAAGAGGCTTTGAAATGTGATGGGATTGCTGTGGTGGTGGGAGAGATTCCGAGGATTTCATTTTCTCAATCCAGGAGATTGCAGTTGGCGGTAGAGAAAAGTAAGGTAACGGGATTTCTGCTTCGGTCATTTAAAGCACAGCATGTGTTGGCGAGTGTGGCGAAGTGGCACATTTCGCCATTGCCGGGCTTGTGTTTGGATGGGATGCCGGGAGTGGGGTTCCCGCAGTGGAAGGTGGAGTTGGTGAAGGTAAGGAATGGGAAACCGGGGAGTTGGAAAGTGGCCTGGATGTTGGAAGGGTTTGAAGTAATGGGAATGGATGGGGAGCTTTTACGTCAGGGGGATTTATTAAATCCATTGCAAAAGCCGCCATTAAAAGCAAGCCACCTTCAATCAAAAATAATTTAA
- a CDS encoding outer membrane beta-barrel protein, which produces MSAGWHAELSGWYNSKAIYDITTVQPGGALSMGVKKEVVKKKGSISLDVADLFWIDFFLHTDVYLNSYSPSRKVTLSFSYRFGKVISQSGIAPEEVNRVQK; this is translated from the coding sequence ATTAGTGCCGGCTGGCATGCGGAGCTAAGTGGTTGGTATAATTCAAAAGCGATTTATGATATTACGACTGTGCAGCCTGGAGGTGCGCTGAGTATGGGGGTAAAAAAAGAAGTCGTTAAAAAGAAAGGAAGTATAAGTCTGGATGTTGCTGATCTGTTCTGGATAGATTTTTTCCTGCATACGGATGTTTATTTAAATTCCTATTCTCCATCAAGGAAAGTTACCCTGAGTTTCAGCTATAGATTCGGGAAGGTGATCAGTCAAAGCGGAATAGCTCCTGAAGAGGTAAACAGGGTGCAGAAATAA
- a CDS encoding 5'-methylthioadenosine/S-adenosylhomocysteine nucleosidase family protein: MIKINQEYSFPLENVLFSFALAAEAAEVFESHHTLITGIGKVNAAYELTKAIQVKRPAVIVNLGSAGSNFFKKGEVVCCTKFIQRDMDVRGLGYAQYETPLSGVPPLLEYGLTMDGVNVATCGTGDNFEMGHSSSAYKVVDMEAYAIALIAMKEKIPFLCLKYISDGADDNAAEDWLVQVHKAAVAYGELLQLKK, translated from the coding sequence ATGATTAAGATCAATCAGGAATATTCTTTCCCTCTTGAAAATGTATTGTTCTCTTTTGCACTGGCAGCTGAAGCGGCAGAGGTATTTGAAAGTCATCATACATTGATTACAGGGATTGGAAAGGTGAATGCAGCTTATGAACTGACGAAAGCGATACAGGTTAAAAGACCGGCAGTGATTGTAAACCTGGGTTCTGCGGGGAGTAATTTCTTTAAGAAAGGAGAGGTGGTTTGCTGCACGAAGTTTATACAGCGGGATATGGATGTAAGAGGTTTGGGATATGCACAGTATGAAACACCCTTATCTGGTGTACCACCATTACTTGAATATGGTTTGACAATGGATGGAGTAAATGTAGCGACTTGCGGAACAGGAGATAATTTTGAAATGGGGCATTCTTCCAGTGCTTATAAGGTGGTGGATATGGAAGCATATGCGATTGCACTGATTGCGATGAAAGAAAAGATCCCCTTTCTTTGTTTGAAATATATTTCTGATGGTGCGGATGATAATGCTGCGGAGGATTGGCTGGTGCAGGTGCATAAAGCAGCCGTAGCTTATGGAGAGTTATTGCAATTGAAAAAGTAA
- a CDS encoding aldo/keto reductase — MEKIQLGTNGPLVSKIGLGCMRMSSVWGGPTNDETESVATIQQALDSGINFLNTGDFYGAGHNELLVGKAIKGRRDDAFISVKFGAIFDNGHMLGLDIRPVAIRNFINYSLVRLGIDTIDLYQPCRLDNSVPIEDVIGTVADLIKEGKVRYLGVSEITPAQLRKANSVYPVSALEIGYSLADRQIENELLPTAKELGIGVVAFANTAEGLLTGDMKAPLPAGSYQAHFPRFQGEKLVKNLEKVEVLKKMAKDKGFTPTQLAIAWVNAQGDHIMPLVSMSRRSRLPENLQAMEIVFTPAELEILNSTFAPGAILGGTYLQR, encoded by the coding sequence ATGGAAAAAATACAATTAGGTACAAACGGTCCGCTAGTTTCCAAAATCGGTTTGGGCTGTATGCGCATGTCTTCTGTATGGGGAGGCCCTACCAATGACGAGACTGAGAGCGTGGCTACGATTCAGCAGGCACTGGATAGCGGGATTAATTTTCTCAATACCGGTGATTTCTACGGTGCGGGACACAATGAGTTGCTCGTAGGCAAGGCTATTAAAGGCAGAAGAGACGATGCATTTATCAGTGTAAAGTTTGGTGCGATCTTCGACAATGGACATATGTTAGGGCTGGATATCCGTCCGGTTGCAATCAGGAATTTCATTAACTATTCCCTTGTGCGCCTGGGTATAGATACGATTGATTTGTATCAACCCTGCAGACTTGACAATAGTGTGCCCATTGAAGATGTAATTGGAACAGTGGCCGACCTGATCAAAGAAGGCAAGGTACGTTACCTGGGAGTATCTGAGATCACGCCGGCTCAGTTGCGCAAAGCAAATAGCGTATATCCTGTAAGTGCGCTGGAAATAGGTTATTCACTGGCGGACCGGCAGATAGAAAATGAGTTGTTGCCAACGGCGAAAGAATTGGGTATTGGTGTAGTGGCATTTGCGAACACAGCAGAAGGGCTGCTTACAGGTGATATGAAGGCTCCACTGCCGGCGGGTAGTTACCAGGCGCACTTTCCACGTTTCCAGGGAGAAAAGCTGGTGAAGAACCTGGAAAAGGTAGAGGTTTTAAAGAAGATGGCGAAAGATAAAGGATTTACCCCTACCCAACTGGCAATTGCATGGGTGAATGCACAGGGTGATCATATTATGCCATTAGTAAGTATGAGCAGGAGATCACGTCTGCCGGAGAATTTGCAGGCGATGGAGATTGTGTTTACACCAGCTGAGCTGGAGATTTTGAATAGTACGTTTGCACCGGGAGCGATATTGGGTGGTACTTATCTGCAACGATAA
- a CDS encoding TonB-dependent receptor plug domain-containing protein translates to MFRLTLLFILCSITVYSQDTIKTDLLKEVVIIHKRSLSDQTDKPLSTLDKYLEKSNMVNMVRRGAYAWEPYLNGMTAERSVVTIDGMRIYAACTDKMDPVTSYVDITNLAKVNVHSGQSGSAGGAAIAGSLDLVRNKGTFGEKNLSGMLFTGFETNSQQQVIGGAMAYAQPKLFANLDFTYRHAGNYKAGGGEEVLYSQYTKYNVSAIAGYKVNEHARLEASLIYDRAVNVGYPALTMDVGLARGVIASLAYIRHGWETKVYYNTITHVMDDTKRPVVAIRMDMPGWSKTAGFYSSLQGLSQKHSWKANISGHYNKSLAEMTMFSNTAGEKDMFMLTWPGVLTYYGDVYGEDNYAISKHWRATINGGAGVQDNIVDDHLGLESLKIFYPGMERSKLRLLKRLSTALNYTNDHVQYTLGVAYGERAPSVSEGYGYYLFNSFDRYDYIGNPEMKNEKSVSLNGAVLFHRSWFSGKLSASYFHLMDYIIGRPRAGLSVMTIGAAGVKVYEQLAYANIFNIGVEGDFKLNRNFTWSNRLGYRSGSGENVKHLPLIQPFTYSSGLAFSLKSFTADVTCNGAAAQDRYNPEFGEQALPAYAVLNVSASYKFNFGKQSLMLKTGAENLFDKKYTTFADWNRVPRMGRNVFVNIIWSY, encoded by the coding sequence ATGTTTCGCCTGACTCTTTTATTTATACTTTGCAGCATTACCGTTTATTCGCAGGATACCATTAAGACAGATTTGCTCAAAGAAGTTGTGATCATTCACAAGCGCTCATTATCAGATCAGACAGATAAACCATTATCTACACTGGATAAATACCTGGAGAAATCCAATATGGTAAACATGGTGAGGCGTGGTGCTTATGCCTGGGAACCTTATTTAAATGGTATGACGGCAGAAAGAAGTGTGGTAACTATAGATGGTATGCGCATCTATGCTGCTTGTACCGACAAGATGGACCCTGTTACATCTTATGTAGACATCACCAACCTGGCAAAGGTGAATGTGCACAGTGGCCAGTCCGGTTCCGCTGGTGGTGCTGCCATTGCAGGCAGCCTGGACCTTGTGAGAAACAAAGGAACCTTTGGTGAAAAGAATTTGTCCGGTATGCTGTTCACTGGTTTTGAAACGAATAGTCAGCAACAGGTGATCGGTGGCGCCATGGCATATGCACAACCTAAGTTGTTTGCCAATCTTGACTTTACTTACAGGCATGCCGGTAATTATAAAGCAGGCGGTGGCGAGGAAGTTTTATATTCTCAGTATACCAAATACAATGTATCTGCGATAGCTGGTTACAAAGTGAATGAACATGCCCGCCTGGAGGCTTCCCTGATCTATGATCGTGCGGTAAATGTCGGTTATCCTGCATTGACGATGGATGTGGGGCTGGCAAGAGGGGTGATTGCTTCACTGGCGTATATTCGTCATGGATGGGAAACGAAAGTATACTACAATACAATCACGCATGTGATGGACGATACGAAACGACCTGTGGTCGCTATTCGTATGGATATGCCGGGATGGAGCAAGACAGCGGGATTTTACTCCTCCTTACAGGGACTTAGCCAAAAACATAGCTGGAAGGCAAATATCAGCGGGCATTACAATAAATCCCTGGCTGAGATGACGATGTTCTCCAATACCGCCGGAGAAAAGGATATGTTCATGCTTACCTGGCCAGGTGTGCTTACTTATTACGGTGATGTGTATGGGGAAGATAATTACGCAATTTCTAAACATTGGCGTGCAACGATCAATGGAGGAGCTGGTGTGCAGGATAACATAGTGGATGATCACCTGGGATTGGAAAGTTTAAAGATCTTTTATCCCGGCATGGAGCGTAGTAAACTTCGATTGCTAAAGCGCTTGTCTACTGCCCTGAATTATACAAATGACCATGTTCAGTATACGCTTGGCGTCGCTTATGGCGAGCGTGCACCCAGTGTATCAGAAGGCTATGGCTATTATTTATTCAATAGTTTTGACCGCTATGATTACATTGGTAACCCGGAAATGAAGAATGAAAAATCAGTTAGTTTAAATGGGGCTGTGTTGTTTCATCGATCATGGTTTTCCGGAAAACTGTCAGCGTCTTATTTTCACCTGATGGATTATATCATTGGAAGACCCCGTGCAGGATTGAGTGTGATGACGATTGGAGCCGCCGGCGTGAAAGTGTATGAACAGCTGGCCTATGCAAATATTTTCAATATTGGTGTAGAGGGAGATTTTAAACTAAATAGAAATTTCACCTGGAGCAATCGTTTGGGCTATCGCAGTGGTTCGGGAGAGAATGTTAAGCATTTGCCTTTGATACAACCTTTCACCTATAGTTCAGGATTAGCGTTTAGCTTGAAATCATTCACGGCAGATGTGACCTGTAATGGGGCAGCAGCGCAGGATAGGTACAATCCTGAGTTTGGCGAACAGGCTTTGCCGGCGTATGCGGTATTGAATGTGTCTGCTTCATATAAGTTTAATTTTGGAAAGCAGTCATTGATGCTGAAGACGGGTGCAGAGAATTTGTTTGATAAGAAGTATACCACCTTTGCGGATTGGAACCGGGTTCCGCGAATGGGGCGGAATGTATTTGTAAATATAATCTGGAGTTATTAG
- a CDS encoding phytanoyl-CoA dioxygenase family protein, whose protein sequence is MNHTLNTAHKAIPGNPSVATTSTRQLNTRPHGGKLRILSEADWKFWIENGYIIVKQAVPREQATRLANYLWEFEGKDPQNPDTWYTPTQQMKMTELTNTGMVEIYQHQYLWDNRQFPRIHQAFADIWGMEELWVTIDRANLNFPIRPGHEYKGFIHWDYDPETKPQNVQGVLALADQTDENMGGFQCIPELFRTYDTWKLTQPEGRDHFKPDTTGFTPTKVKLEAGDLLIFNSAQPHGIRANNSKDKVRIAQYISMMPADESNEEMRQWRIRSWREKVAPDGYAFPGDPLKREKQQPLATLTELGEKLLGLKKW, encoded by the coding sequence ATGAATCACACACTTAACACCGCGCACAAAGCTATTCCTGGTAACCCCTCCGTTGCCACCACCAGCACTCGTCAACTCAATACCCGCCCCCATGGCGGGAAATTACGCATCCTCTCCGAAGCCGACTGGAAATTCTGGATAGAAAATGGTTACATCATCGTCAAACAGGCCGTTCCCCGCGAACAAGCTACCCGCCTTGCCAATTACCTCTGGGAATTTGAGGGAAAGGACCCACAAAACCCGGATACCTGGTACACACCAACCCAACAAATGAAAATGACGGAACTCACCAATACCGGCATGGTAGAGATTTACCAGCATCAATACCTTTGGGATAACCGCCAGTTTCCCCGTATTCACCAGGCATTTGCCGACATCTGGGGCATGGAGGAACTCTGGGTGACCATTGACCGCGCAAACCTCAATTTTCCCATCCGCCCTGGTCATGAATACAAAGGCTTCATTCACTGGGATTATGATCCGGAAACCAAACCACAAAATGTTCAGGGAGTACTCGCTCTCGCAGATCAGACCGACGAAAATATGGGAGGCTTTCAATGCATCCCGGAGCTCTTCAGAACTTATGATACCTGGAAACTGACCCAGCCTGAAGGGCGTGATCATTTTAAACCTGATACGACCGGGTTTACACCAACCAAAGTGAAACTGGAAGCAGGAGATCTGCTCATCTTTAACAGTGCTCAGCCACATGGCATACGAGCCAATAACAGTAAGGATAAAGTGCGCATTGCACAATATATTTCCATGATGCCAGCCGATGAAAGCAATGAAGAAATGAGGCAATGGCGTATTCGCTCCTGGAGAGAAAAAGTGGCACCTGATGGATATGCATTCCCGGGTGATCCTTTGAAGAGGGAAAAACAACAACCTTTAGCCACACTGACGGAGCTGGGAGAAAAATTGTTAGGATTAAAGAAATGGTAA
- a CDS encoding AraC family transcriptional regulator produces MKIRKEKIEIQLGHSFKLFSPSMRKNFYWHFHPEIELVYVEAVSGIRHVGRHISGYTGSDLVLIGPNVPHLNFDYGLETEYKQIVVQLKVDFLEALILPTAEFGEIRALFERSHKGLAFYGDTKEKVVKRLKEVDMEHPFEALLGLLEIFQLLGRSGEVEVLNEGDTGVKWLLNDKVRMGTIYDYVHENYDKEPDVNEIAARVHLGTAAFCRYFKRQTKMTFTDFVNQYRMSNAKNLLLQGKSAGEVCYEVGFESVSYFNRLFKRVVGVTPAVFRRGYNG; encoded by the coding sequence ATGAAGATCAGGAAAGAGAAAATAGAGATCCAACTTGGGCACTCCTTTAAATTGTTCTCGCCCAGCATGCGGAAGAATTTTTACTGGCATTTCCATCCGGAGATTGAATTGGTGTATGTAGAGGCCGTGAGTGGGATCAGGCATGTAGGGAGGCATATTTCGGGGTATACAGGGAGTGATCTGGTACTGATAGGGCCGAATGTGCCACATTTGAACTTTGATTATGGGTTGGAGACGGAGTATAAGCAGATCGTGGTACAGCTGAAGGTCGATTTCCTGGAGGCATTGATATTACCAACCGCGGAATTTGGGGAAATAAGGGCTTTATTTGAGCGATCACATAAAGGGTTGGCTTTTTATGGAGACACGAAGGAAAAGGTCGTAAAACGGCTGAAAGAGGTGGATATGGAGCACCCGTTTGAGGCCTTGCTGGGGCTGTTGGAAATTTTTCAGTTATTGGGCAGGTCGGGGGAGGTAGAAGTGTTGAATGAGGGGGATACGGGGGTAAAGTGGTTGTTGAATGATAAGGTGAGGATGGGTACGATTTATGACTATGTGCATGAGAATTATGATAAGGAGCCGGATGTGAATGAGATAGCGGCCAGGGTGCATTTGGGTACAGCGGCATTTTGCAGGTATTTTAAGCGGCAGACGAAAATGACTTTTACAGATTTTGTGAATCAGTACAGGATGAGTAATGCGAAAAATTTGTTGTTGCAGGGGAAGAGTGCGGGGGAGGTATGTTATGAGGTGGGGTTTGAGAGTGTGAGCTATTTTAACAGGTTGTTTAAAAGGGTAGTCGGGGTCACGCCGGCGGTGTTCAGGAGAGGGTATAATGGATGA